GAATCTGCAGAATATCCCTCTTACAAGACAATCTGAAAAGGTGTTGAAAATAACATATCTAGAGGCCAAGATTTTCAAAAGCCCCTTGATTGGAACTGAACATTTGCTTCTGTCAATTTTACGTGACGAAGACAATGTAGGCACCCAGATCCTGCATAAATTTAATGTTAACTACGAAGTCATTAAAGAAATGTTAGAATATCAATCATCAGGAACAAAACCCCATATGGGTCCGGAAACCGAAGACGGTGACGATGAAGCGAGAGGCGGCATGTTTGGCGGTGGAGGCGGAGGCGCAGCTTCCGGTAAAGAATCAAAAGGTGCAGAAAAGTCTCGTACTCCTGTGCTGGACAATTTCGGACGTGATCTTACGAAAATGGCTGAGGTTGGAAAACTTGATCCAATCGTTGGACGTGAAAAGGAAATTGAGCGTGTAGCACAAATTCTTAGCCGTCGTAAAAAGAATAACCCAATTCTTATTGGTGAGCCTGGTGTTGGTAAAACAGCCATCGCAGAAGGTCTTGCGCTAAGAATTGTTCAGAAAAAAGTTTCACGTGTTCTTTTCGGTAAAAGAGTTGTAACACTTGATCTTGCTTCTCTGGTAGCAGGAACAAAATACCGTGGTCAGTTTGAAGAAAGAATGAAAGCGGTAATGAATGAACTGGAAAAATCTCCGGATGTGATCCTTTTCATTGATGAGCTTCATACAATTGTTGGTGCCGGTGGTGCTTCAGGTTCTTTGGACGCCTCGAATATGTTCAAACCAGCGTTATCACGTGGAGAAATCCAGTGTATCGGTGCTACTACACTTGATGAGTATCGTCAATACATTGAAAAAGACGGAGCACTTGCGCGTCGTTTCCAGATGGTAATGGTTGATGCTACTTCAATCGAAGAAACTATTCAGATCCTTGAAAATATCAAGGACAAATATGAAGATCATCACCATGTAAGCTACACGCCGGAATCGATCAGCACTGCTGTGAAATTATCTGAGCGTTATATTACAGACCGTTTCCTTCCGGACAAAGCCATTGACGTTTTGGATGAAGTTGGTGCAAGAGTTCATATCAGCAACATCACTGTACCTGAGGATATTCTTCATCTGGAAGAACAGATTGAAAATATCAAACAGGAAAAAAACAGAGTTGTTAAAAGCCAGAAATACGAAGAAGCAGCTCAGTTACGTGATCGTGAAAAGAAATTGATCGATCAGCTTGACCGCGCTAAACTTGCCTGGGAAGAAGAAACCAAGCAAAAAAGATATACAGTTACTGAGCATAATGTTGCTGAGGTAGTTGCAATGATGACCGGAATTCCTGTGACTAACGTATCCATGGATGAAGGTAAGAAATTGCTTAATATGGCAGATGAGCTTAAATCAAAGGTAATTGGCCAGAACCCACCGATTGAAAAATTGGTAAAAGCAATTCAGCGTACACGTGTAGGTTTGAAAGATCCTAAGAAACCAATTGGTTCTTTTATCTTCCTTGGACCAACGGGTGTAGGTAAAACAGAATTAGCGAAAGTTCTTGCAACCTATTTGTTTGATAAAGACGATGCCCTTGTGCGTATCGACATGAGTGAGTACATGGAGAAATTCAGCGTATCTCGTTTGGTTGGAGCACCTCCGGGTTATGTTGGTTACGAAGAAGGTGGTCAGTTAACTGAAAAAATTCGTCGTAAACCATACAGCGTTGTCTTGCTTGATGAGATTGAAAAAGCACACCCTGATGTTTTCAACATCTTACTACAAGTGCTTGATGATGGAATTTTGACAGATGGTCTTGGCCGTCGTGTGGATTTCCGTAACACAATCATTATCATGACTTCGAACATTGGTGCGCGTGACTTGAAAGATTTTGGTTCTGGAATCGGTTTCTCTACAAAAGCGAAGGCTGATAACCAGGATGAAATAATGAAAGGCACCATTCAAAGTGCTCTTCGTAAAGCATTCTCTCCTGAGTTCCTTAACCGTTTGGATGATGTGATCGTGTTTAATTCACTTCAACGTGAAGATCTGCACCGTATCATCGATATCTCACTTGGCAAATTGTTCAGCCGCGTGAAAGGTTTGGGTTATGAAATTGAGCTTACTGTTCCTGCGAAAGATTTTCTTTCTGATAAAGGATATGATCCTCAGTATGGCGCCCGTCCTTTGAACAGAGCGATCCAGAAATATCTTGAAGATCCTGTTGCAGAAGAAATTCTTAAAGGTGATTTAAGAGAAGGAGATGTGTTGGTAGCGAATCACGTTGAGAATAGTGAAGAGCTGACAATATCCGTTAGAAAAAAAGAAGAAGAAGTAGCAAATTAGTTAACTGATTTTTGAGATAATTAATTGAAAATATAGAAGAGAGGCAGGTCTTTCAGATTTGCCTCTCTTTTTATGTATATGGTTGTATACTAATTTGTTATATTTTTGCAATTAAATTTAAGTAAGTAAAAAATCAGTTACTGCCTTTATATTTGCTATTTCTACTCATTGTTTAAAATGTTTATTCTTAATTTTGAGGCAGTATAAGTAGCTATAAATGATTAGAAAATCATTACTTTGCATAACCTCCAGATAAATTATGAATATTAAAGTAAAACCTAAACAGGACAAAGAATAATAACACATTATGGCTGTCAATTTACTGGAGTTAACCAAGGGATATATCACGAAAGAGGTTGGTCTTAAAATATCCGATTTGACCCAAGAAAGTACCAGCGACGTTCAGATCGCAATGCTGGGTGCTCTTCCAGGACTTATCGGTGGAATTATGAATAAAGCCTCAACAGTTGGCGGAGTTCACGAATTGATCGGGCTTATCAATCTTAATAATGAAGATTACGTTTTAAATGGTCTCGGATCCATTCTTGGAGACGAATCAAGGTCTAAGGAATTTATCTCTAACGGACTCTCCTTACTCCCCATTCTTCTGGATCTGGATTTAAAAACGGTTACCGACTCTATTTCTTCTTCAAGTGGAATAAAAAGTTATTCAGTATCTACTATACTGAGTATTTGTGCTCCGATTGTGCTTAGCGTGGTTGCCAAATATGCCAAAGTTAAAGGTGTAAAGTCGGTAGAACCTGTTAGATTGACCAGTCTTCTGGTTGAGCAAAAAGAGTTTATGGTTAAGTTTCTGCCAAAAGATCTTAATACTCTCTGGAATTTTAAAGAGCTTGAAGACCTTAATAAAAGTCTGATTCGGAATCCATTAAGTGAAAGTGAATTGGAGGGAAAACCTCTTTCCAGAGGGATGAAAATATTTTACTGGATTTTATTCCTTTTGATTCTTGGCGGGGCGTTTTATGGATATAAAAAATTGACCAAAGAAGAGGAAACGGTAGTGGTTGAAGATTTCCCCGTTGGTGCGGATAGTGTAGGGAATTCAAAAGGTACCTCGAAAAAGACTCTTGGACAATTTGTAACAAGACAACTTCCAAAAGATATCAGCCTGAATATTCCTGAAAACGGAATTGAAGCGAAACTGGCCAATTTTATAGCGGACAGTTCAGTGGTTGTCGATAAGGATATTTGGTTTGATTTCGACAGGGTGACGTTTGAACCTAGTGCGGCAAATCTGAGCCAGGAATCGATGGAGCAGATTGATAATATTGCCAAAATTTTAAGAGCATATCCAAACGTTAACATCAAAATCGGAGGTTATACGGATAATACGGGTGACGCGGCAACCAATTTAAGTTTATCCAAAAGCAGAGCGGATGCGGTTAGGCGTGGAATTGTCAATAAAGGCATCAAGGCCACTCGTATAAGTTCCGAAGGTTATGGAATCGAACACCCAGTTGCGGATAACAACACCGAGGAAGGAAGAGCGCAAAATCGAAGAATTGCTATAAACGTTACAAGGAAATAGATTTTTTCTTTATAAGCTGAGGTCAGATTATTATTAATTTGACCTCTTTTTTTATGCCCTTTAATGTGACTTGCGGATATTGGCAAAATCAATTTTAAAAAGAAGGAAAGAAGATTATGATTTGAATTATATTTAAGCTTTGTTAGATTAAATTTTAATATATGAAAATAAGTAACTGGCTTTCCGTTTTTAGTTTAGTCTTCATGATAACGATGAGCCAAGATATTTGTATTGCTCAAAAACTCCCGGCAGGGCCACAAGTACTAACATTCTTTTCTTCCGCTGATGACACCGAGCAACCTTATGGCCTTTACATTCCAAAGAATTACGATTCGGCCAAAAAATATCCATTGGTAATGATGTTGCACGGTGCAGGTTCCAATCACAGACTTGAATTAAGACGTGTTTTTGGGAAAAGTAATGTTGGTGACGAGACGGATGTTGAAGCGAGCCGGTATTTTCCGGAATGGGAAGACGTTGATTTTATTGTGGCGACACCTTTGGCAAGAGGAACTGCGGGATATCAGGGAATTCCGGAAATGGATGTATATGATGTTTTGGCTGATGTTAAAAAGCGTTTTAATATTGATGAAAACCGGACTTATCTAACCGGTTTGTCTATGGGTGGTGGGGGTACATTATGGATAGGTTTGACACGACCTGACATTTGGGCAGCCATTGCACCGGTTTGCGCAGCACCACCGGCCGGTACGATTGATCTGGCGGGGAATGCGAGCAATTTCCCGGTTCATTTTTTTCATGGAGACAAAGATCCCGTAGTACCCGTTGAAAGCAGCAGAAACTGGGTAGCCAAAATGCAGGATCTTGGTGTGGAAGTTACTTATAAGGAATTTGTTGACGTCAAACATGATAGCTGGGTGAATGCTTATGATGATGAATTTATTTTCAGCTGGTTCAATCAGGTAAGAAATCCTTTTCCTAATGAGGTGAAATTTTCAAGTAAGTTTTATAAATACAATAAAGCTTACTGGGTGCAGTTTGATAAAATGAAAAGTGGTCTTTTATCTGATATATCAGCAAGTTTTAAAAGATCGAATACATTGGAAATTAAGACCAAAAATCTTGATGGCTTTACGTTGAATCTGAAAGGTCACGCCAAGTTTATCAGCAATCAACCCGTTGCATTTACAATTGACGGAATTGCATTGAGCAGCAAAGTAGATAGCACTATTTCTTTCACTAAAAAAGGATCAGCCTGGGCGATTAATAAAGAATTTGTTACAAGTATTATCGAAAAGAGAAAAGGGGCGGAGGGGCCAATTTTTGATGCTTTTTCAAGTCGCCATGTTTATGTTTACGGGACTGCTGACAATCCTTCTGCGGAGGAATTGAAAAAGCGCTTGGATATAGCGAACGAAGCTGCGAACTGGTCGGTATATCGCGGTCCATTTTTGGGAAGAGTAATGTTTTTTCCACGGGTCCTTTCCGACAAAGAAGTGAGGGCAAGTGATTTTGAATCCAGCAATCTTATTCTGTTTGGAACCAAAGAAACAAATGCCATTATCAGTAAATATGCTGATAAATTACCTGTGCATCTCAATGCCGCTACGAAGGATTATGGTTTACTTTATATATTTCCTGTCGACAAACATTACGTGACCATAAGTTCTGGTTTGCCTTGGTGGACCGGTGTCGTGGACCAAGGATTACCTTTTGTTCCGGCTACACACAGAGATTTGCCTGAATTCAAGGATTTATTGTTTTTTAAAGATTCATCAAAAAATATAGTTACAGATGGTTATTTCACACAAGAATGGAAATTACCTGAATCACTGCTGACGCCTTTGACAAAATCCGGCGTTATAACACTTTCAAAATAGTACTTAGTTTTAATTTATCTTTTGTCTTCCACTACCATGGATTTTAACCAAAAAATTTCCCGGAAATCATTTCTGCGGACTGGTGCACTGGCACTTTCACTTCCTTTGATTTCGCAGCTGCCTTCTATGGCGAAGGCTTCGTCTAAAATTGGTTTGCAGCTTTATACTTTAAGAGATGCTTTGAGCAAGGATCTGGAAGGAACACTTAAAAAGGTTTCTGAAATCGGCTATAAAGAAGTTGAAACTTTTGGCTACTCGGATGGAAAATTCTTTGGTAAAACACCAAAAGAATTCAAGTCATTATTAAGCGGTCTTGGACTTAGCGCTGTTAGCGGTCACTATGGTGCAGGTATTGCAGCACCTGACAGAAAAGGGACATTATCAAATGACTGGAAACGTGCAGTTGATGATTCGGCAGAACTTGGTCAAAAATATATGATGTGCGCTTACCTGACTCCGGACGAGCGTAAATCAATCGATGATTACAAAAAGTATGCAGTTCTTTTCAATAAGTCTGGTGAAATCTGTAAAGCTGCCGGAATCCAGTTTGGTTATCATAACCATGATTTTGAATTCCAGAAACTGGATGGACAATTGCCATATGATATTATCACAAAAGATACCGATGCTTCTCTGGTAAAACTGGAACTGGATTTGTATTGGGCTGTAAGAGCTGGTTTAGATCCTGTGGAGCTATTCAAGCAGCACCCGGGACGTTTCCCGTTATGGCACGTAAAAGACATGGAAAAAGGGCCGGATAAGGCCTTTGCAGAAGTTGGAACGGGATCAATCTATTTTGCTAAAATCTTTGCAGCAAGAAAAACAGCTGGCCTGACCCATTTCTTCGTTGAGCAGGATGTTTGTAAAAGACCACCTCTGGAAGCAATTGCTATCAGTTATGGTAATCTTGTCAAAATGAAAGTTTAGTTTTTTAGGCTGAACAACATATCAAAAAGAAGACCCGGCCGCATAGCAACCGGGTCTTTCTAATTATACAGATAAAAATTTTTTAGTTGGCAAACTGTAATTTTAGTTCATTCAGGCGGCTTTTAAGTGATGCATCAATCTGACGGTCGTTTACACGAAGCAAATAACCACCAATTAGTGAAGGATCAACTTTTTCTTCCAATTCAACTGTTTTGCCAGTAGCTTCTGCCACAATTTTATTAAACTGTTTACGCAGCTCCTCAGTTAAAGGTGTTGTCGTAATCACAGTTGCTTTCTGAATACCGCGGTATTCATCATATGCATTTATGAATTCTTCGGCAATCGCATCAAGAATTGATTCCCGGTTTTTTCTTGTAATGATCTCAAAAATAGAATAAGAAACTGGGTTAACTCTTTCTAGAAAAAGCGCCTTTAAAATTGCCAGTTTCTTTTCGTGGCGTACTACCGGGCTTTTTAGCGCCAGCATCAACCCACGGTTTTGATGAGCAGTATCCAGGAACAGTTTCATATCCTGATAAACAACTTCAACAACATTTTTTTCTTTTGCCAGCTCGATAAGTGATTTAGCGTATCTGGCAGCAACTATACCTACTGACATAGGGAATCAATTAATTTTTGAATGAAATGGAAGTTACTTCTTCGGTAACGAATTAGTTCATGCGAGCTGATGACGCAAGATCTGAAATCAGTTTTTCCTGAGATTCTTTATCTTTCAATTCGCGGTGCAATACCTGCTCAGCGATTTCAAGAGAAAGAACAGCAACTTCTTTACGCATTTTGGCGATAGCAGCGTGTTGTTCGTTACGGATTGTGTCACGTGCACTTTCAATCATTTTCTGTCCTTCAACAACCGCTCTGTCTTTCGACTCAGCGATCATACGGTCAGAAGCTTCTTTTGCATCACGAAGAATACGGTCACGAACTGCGTTCGCTTCAATAATCAGTTTTTCGTTATCAGCTTTCAATTTAACCATTTCAGATTTGGTTCTTTCTGCAAGATCCAAAGCTCCCTGAATTTCGTTTTCACGATCTTTTAAGCCTTTAATGATTGGTTTCCATGCAAATTTGGCAAGAATGAAAACTACCAGTAAAAATACCACCAGCATCCAGAAAATAAGACCTGGGTTTGGAGTAAGCAATGACATAATATCTGAGTTTTGTGAGTTGTAAAATCTTTAAATGCGAAGTTCAGTTTATTTAACTTTTCCTTCCTTGCACTCTCTTTTTTGATAAAACCCGTGGAAGCCTATTGCTTCCACGGTAATTTTTTTTGCCAACTTCCAGGCCTAATGCGAAAGAAGATACAGCCGGGACCTGAATCCCAAATTCGTTACTAAAGCTTGAACGAGATAAGCAGACAGATAACCGCCGCGAACAACGCTACCGCTTCGATAAGAGCAGCAATGATAAGCATTGCAGTTTGGATAGCACCAGCAGCTTCTGGCTGACGAGCGATACCTTCCATTGCAGAACCACCAATTTTACCGATACCAAGACCAGCACCGATAGCAGCAAGACCAGCGCCGATAGCAGCACCGAAAACAGCTAGACCTGCACCACCTTGTTCTGTAGCCTGAAGCAAAATTTGAAGCAACATAATTGTGTTTGTTTTAAAATATAATTAATAAAAAAAGAGATTAAAAATCAATGTCCGTGATCGGCGTGGCCATGCTCTTCAATAGCACTTCCGATGTACATAGACGATAACAGGGTAAAAATAAATGCCTGGATAAACGCCACCATGATTTCGATGAAGTTAAGGAACAGGGCAAATAATGAGATCACCGGAGCAATGAACATGCTCTGGAAAATAAAGATCAATCCAAAAAGACTTAAAAGGATAATGTGACCAGCTGTCATGTTTGCAAAAAGACGAACCATAAGAGAGAACGGCTTCATGAACACACCTACAACCTCAACAGGAATCATGATAAGCAACAATGGAGCAGGAACGCCCGGAGGACTTACAAGGTGTTTGTAATAGTTTTTGTTTGCATTGATGTGAACAATAATGAAAGTGATCACAGCAAGTGTCATCGTGATGGCAATGTTTCCTGTAACGTTTGCTGCACCCGGAAGAAGACCTAGAATGTTATTGACAAGGATAAAGAAAAACAATGTCAAAAGGTATGGAAGGTATTTTTCGTAGTTAGGACCAACGTTTGGTTTAACAACATCGTCACGAATGAAAAGAATAACGATTTCCATTGCAGACTGGAATCCTTTCGGTGCTTTGCCTACATTACGTTGGTAAGCTTTACCAATGCTTGTAAAGATAAGAACCAGAATGATTGCGCTAAGCATCATGGAAGCTACGTTTTTCGTAATTGAAAAGTCATAGATCTTACGCTCGTGGTCAACAGGCTCAACCGTTTCAGAATCTCCGTGAACTAGATGATAACCATTGTATTCATGGTGCTCATTGTGGAAGTTGGAAGATGAGAATACTTCAATTCCGCGGTCAGCAGAATAAAGAATTACAGGAAGAGGAATAGCAACACCATGAGAGAATTCCCACTCGTGAGAGTCCGCAATGTGGTGCATGATCATCTGTCCGATGTTAAATTTCTCTTCGGACTCTTCCAGATTATGTTCTATTTCGTGCTCTTCTTTATTTACAGAATCAGCGATCGGATTCTGGTCAGCGTGACCCGATTCCTGAGCTTGCGTCGGAAGGTTAAAAAGGCAGGTTGCCGCTACTAGGGCAGTCGTTATAAAGAGTCTTAAAGGCGTATACATAAATGCTTGAAATACTATGCTTTGTCAATCGCGGCGCAAGTTACAATACAAACCATATATTTCAAAGCATGTATAAAATAAATACAGTGCAAAAAAGTTGAGAACAAATGTAAATGAATCAGTTAACCCTGAATATAAAAATATGGCTATAAAGATTATGCTCAGTATTAGCCGCCCGACGATGGTAGAAAGGTAAAAGGTTACAAATTTTTCGCGATTGTTTTTCAGACCGTATTCCATCAGTCTGTGAATAAGAAACGACAGCATGACAAAGAACGCCAGGATGTACCATATATTAGGATGTATCCAGGCAGCATTGACAAAACGCTGTACTAGAAATAATGCAATTGCTAAAATAACTGAGGCAATAATGCTTCGTAACATGTGAACTGAAAATGGTAAATTTAAATCCTGATATTTTGTAGACAAATGGTGACAAATAATCACTTCACCTTTGGCATACTGCGTATTAATAAGTATAAAGATGCAGCAATGGAATTGAGTGATAACACCAAAGTCCAGACCGGGGTTTTATTCATTTGCCACTGGTCAAGTTTATAACCTGCATAAGTGAAAACCAGAATGGTTCCTAGCATTTGCATGGCCATTCCTGAATATCTGATGAAGTTTGAAGGCGTTTTTCTGGAATTTCCCTTTGATAGGGAAGGTTTATTTTCTGGATTTTTCCATTCATTTTTATCTTCTTCCATGTGCTTTTTGTAGAATTTATAGGTAAAGTTGCTTCAAATTTTGCAAATGGCATTATCTTCGATACGTTATTAAGTAAAATACCGTTTTAGCTTTGCCAGGAAAAGATAAAATATCATCCATAAAGTCTTTATTTGTGACTCATACACTAGCCCGTTTTATTCAAACATTAGCGTTCTGTCTCCTGTTTGTATGTATACTGATCGGGTGCTCTCAATACAGTTCCCGACCGGCGGCTGTAAATTTTCATAATGTTGCTTCTCATTACAACGCGTACTTTATTGCCGAGCAGGATATGCTTGATGCGGAATTCGCTATGCGTGCCGCTTTCAAAGAGGATTACAACCAGCTTCTGCCAATTTTAATGCCTCTGGACTCAATCCTGGCACTTCCTGTGAAACCGCAATTGCTGGATGCCATCAAGAAAACTTCCATTGTTGCAGAAAAACATCAGAACAGCAAGTGGGTGGATAACAGCTATATCATTTTAGGAAAATCCCGACTATATCTGGGTCAGTGGGCCGATGGTTTGGAAGCATTACGTTACGTTTATGCCAACGGTAAAGATGAAAATGATAAAAATAATGCGCTTATCGTTCTGATGCGCGCATATATCAGTCGCAAGGATTATTCCAATGCACTTGGCGTTGCAGAATATCTGAGCCAGCAACCATTATCAAAAGCAGCTACCAAAGATTTTTATCTGACAAAAGCATATTTGCATCAGCAGAATGGAGAGTATCTGACTTCGGTTGCCATTTTGGAAGAAACATTTCCGTTGCTGAGTAAATCTATTGAAACGGCAAGATTGCATTTCGCAGCTGCGCAGATGTATGATCGTCTTGGGCAATTTGCTCTGGCAAACAAACATTACAAAAGTGTCAGCAAAAACCGGCCGGATTATGATCTTGGATTTTATTCTTCCATGAATTCATTACAAAACCAGGTTATTATCAATCCGAAAACCGATGTTTCTTCGGTAGGTTTTGACAAAATGCTCCGTGACAGAAAAAATAATGATCTGCGTGACCGGATTTATTTTACAATGGGACTTCTTGCTGAGCATAGAAAACAGTTGCCGGAAGCAGTAAAATATTTACAAAAATCAGCTTCGTTGGCATCAGGGAAAAATAATGTTCAGAAAGCTTATACCTATTTACAGCTTGCCCGGATCCATTATGATGCGCTTGAAAGATATGAACTGGCAAAAGCTTATTATGACAGTGCCTTAATTATTCTACCAAAAGACGCCCAGGAATATCGTGTTGTATCAGACCGCAAACTCGCTTTGGATAATTTTGTCACACAGCTTACCATTGTTAAAATGGAAGACAGTTTGCAGATTCTTTCTCATATGAATCCCAAAGCGCTGGATGACAAAATCGACAATATTATTGAGGAACAGGAAAAGGCGAGGATTGAAGACGAAAAACGCCTGAAAGCCGCCCAACTTGCTGCAAATAACCAGATCAATTTAAATTCGGGAACATCCATAAGCAGCAGCACGGATCGTCGGTGGGAACTCTATGATCCTGCTTTAATTAACCAGGGGAAAATCGAGTTCCGCAGACTTTGGGGAAATCGTGTGCTTGAAGATGACTGGCGCAGAAGTACAAAACAATTAACTTCTGTGGCTGCAAGGGGAAATAATTCGGCTGACAGTGCGTCAAATGGCAGAGGACTTCCGGCGGTAGCAGCAGAACCTGTGATGGCAAAAGGAACTGCGATTTGGCAGGCAAGACATGACAATCTTAAAAAGAATATTCCGTTGACAGATTCAAGTTTTGCAGTTTCTCAAAAAAGAAAAGAAGATGCTTTATATAATCTCGGAAAAATCTACCGCTTCGATTTAAAAGAACCGGATCGCGCCGTTGTAACATTTAACAGGGTTTTGACAGAATATCCAAAGACGCAATACAGGGAAGAGATTTATTATCTGATGTATCTGACACTTCCGGAAAATGATCAGAATCGGGTTGCCTGGAAAGATAAGCTTACCTCGGAATTCCCCAATTCAACCTATGCAAGACTGGTTAATAAGTCGGTCGGAACCGGAGCCGATGATAAAAACAGAAATAATCCTGTGAAGGCTTACGAAAGTGCTTATCAATTGTATGCGAACGGAAATTACACCAAGGCACTTGAAGATATCGAAGCTGATTTGCCCGCATATAAAGGAAGTATGCTGGAAGATAAATTTGCACTACTCAGAGTATTTTTAGTGGGGAAAGTCAGAGGACGGGAGGCCTATCTGCAAGCTATTAACGAATTTGTTCGTTTATATCCCGGCAGCATTTATTTGCCACGACTTAAAGAAATGCAGGAATCTCGCGAAATTTCGGTTGGAAAGAGATAATTCATGGAAATTGTATCTTTGTTGACTTGATTGATCCGTTTAAATACGATTCACAAATAAATTATCCCCACTTATGATTGAATTGCAGCCAGGAAAATATCGTCGCAGCATTGTCCGCCTTTGGAAATATGCAGCAATTGGCCTGGGTCTTTTTTTATTTTACATTTTCTCCGTCAGCGTAAATTTATTATGGCTTTTCGGTGGAATGCCAGACCTTAAAACGCTCGAAAATCCTAAAAGTGAACTTGCTTCCGAACTGATTTCGGAAGACGGAAAATCTCTGGGAAAATATTTCTTTGAAAACCGCACGCCGATTGAATTT
The nucleotide sequence above comes from Dyadobacter subterraneus. Encoded proteins:
- a CDS encoding tetratricopeptide repeat protein, whose amino-acid sequence is MTHTLARFIQTLAFCLLFVCILIGCSQYSSRPAAVNFHNVASHYNAYFIAEQDMLDAEFAMRAAFKEDYNQLLPILMPLDSILALPVKPQLLDAIKKTSIVAEKHQNSKWVDNSYIILGKSRLYLGQWADGLEALRYVYANGKDENDKNNALIVLMRAYISRKDYSNALGVAEYLSQQPLSKAATKDFYLTKAYLHQQNGEYLTSVAILEETFPLLSKSIETARLHFAAAQMYDRLGQFALANKHYKSVSKNRPDYDLGFYSSMNSLQNQVIINPKTDVSSVGFDKMLRDRKNNDLRDRIYFTMGLLAEHRKQLPEAVKYLQKSASLASGKNNVQKAYTYLQLARIHYDALERYELAKAYYDSALIILPKDAQEYRVVSDRKLALDNFVTQLTIVKMEDSLQILSHMNPKALDDKIDNIIEEQEKARIEDEKRLKAAQLAANNQINLNSGTSISSSTDRRWELYDPALINQGKIEFRRLWGNRVLEDDWRRSTKQLTSVAARGNNSADSASNGRGLPAVAAEPVMAKGTAIWQARHDNLKKNIPLTDSSFAVSQKRKEDALYNLGKIYRFDLKEPDRAVVTFNRVLTEYPKTQYREEIYYLMYLTLPENDQNRVAWKDKLTSEFPNSTYARLVNKSVGTGADDKNRNNPVKAYESAYQLYANGNYTKALEDIEADLPAYKGSMLEDKFALLRVFLVGKVRGREAYLQAINEFVRLYPGSIYLPRLKEMQESREISVGKR
- a CDS encoding AtpZ/AtpI family protein, with the protein product MEEDKNEWKNPENKPSLSKGNSRKTPSNFIRYSGMAMQMLGTILVFTYAGYKLDQWQMNKTPVWTLVLSLNSIAASLYLLIRSMPKVK
- the atpB gene encoding F0F1 ATP synthase subunit A, with product MYTPLRLFITTALVAATCLFNLPTQAQESGHADQNPIADSVNKEEHEIEHNLEESEEKFNIGQMIMHHIADSHEWEFSHGVAIPLPVILYSADRGIEVFSSSNFHNEHHEYNGYHLVHGDSETVEPVDHERKIYDFSITKNVASMMLSAIILVLIFTSIGKAYQRNVGKAPKGFQSAMEIVILFIRDDVVKPNVGPNYEKYLPYLLTLFFFILVNNILGLLPGAANVTGNIAITMTLAVITFIIVHINANKNYYKHLVSPPGVPAPLLLIMIPVEVVGVFMKPFSLMVRLFANMTAGHIILLSLFGLIFIFQSMFIAPVISLFALFLNFIEIMVAFIQAFIFTLLSSMYIGSAIEEHGHADHGH